The genomic interval TTGACGGACTTTGAGCAGTCCTACTTCTTCTACCAGAAGCGCCTCAACGAGCGCCTGACGATGCCCTTCATCACGTCCGTCTACTTCAAGCCCGACACGCCGGCGCTGATTGACTGGAACATGAAGGTCAAGGACCGCAAGGGCACCGTGGCCAAGGAGCTGGGCGTGTACAACGGCAAGGCGTCGACGGCGTGGGACGACGAGCTGGCCGTCGGCGACGGGCTGAGCAAGCACGACAAGGCGGTGGAGCTGCTGCTCCAGGACGCCGTGATGCGCGTGAGCGACGACGCGGAGATTATCCCCGAGGAGGACCGGGCGCCGCCCGAGGCGTTGGCGCCGCGGGTGTCGGAGGCGGATATCAAGGGGGACCGGACGAGGTTGGATCGCGCCATGGATAGGACGCTGTATCTTGTCGTCAGGAAGGCCGGTCGCAAGAAGGATGTCTGGGAGTTTCCTGCGGCGGGATTGTCTACGGAGGAGAACCTTCACGAGGTGAGTTTTTTTATCCACCCCATATCGATCCCCCCTCTCTCCCCTTCCCATGCTTCGATATCGATATATGTCTAACGTTCTTCACAGGCCGCGCAGAGAATCCTCGACGACACGGCGGGCGTCAACATGAACACGTGGATGGTCGGCCGCGGCCCGGCCGCGGTGCACGTGGCCAAGACGCAGGTCAGGCGCGGCGAGCTCTTTGAGCGCGGCAGCAAGACCTTCTTCCTCAAGGGCCGCATCATGGCGGGACAGGCGGACCTGACGGCCAACAAGTTTGGGTACAAGGAGTTCAAGTGGCTGACCAAGGAGGAGCTCGCCGAGGTGCTGGAGCGGGGTTACTACAACAATGTGCGGGGCATGATGGTGGACCGGTAGATGTATGCCTCTATAATGGTTTGGCTCGGCCGGCGCCATTTCTCAAAAGTGGTGAAAATGGGTGGCAGACAAGTGGTTGTCGGAGAACGGTTGAGAGGACGTGTAACGCTGTTGTATCATAGATAAACTTGTACAATCAAATCTTTCACTGGATTTTGTGGCTGCCTGCCCAGAGCTTGATTGCGCTGGTTTGTGCTTTCGACTTTGGGCTTGACTTGGGTGTGAGATGCTCATTTTGATGTAATTCTGCTCCCCAGACAATAGAACCGTCGTCAGTTCGAGGTGATTTTGCCTTAAAAGCACGCGAAAAAGGCATGTTGCCTATGAGATACCACGTCGTCCTCCATGAACTCTCTCGAGTTGAGTCTAGCGTCTTTGGATGCTTCGAAGACGTTGACCTTTCTGTCTACAATGCTGGTCTTACCGTTATTCAAGAGTAGATAAATTTAACAGCAATAATGGAATGCCGTGCGTGATATCACATAGCTTGTCAACTTGCTGAAACATTGGGCCTTTGCATGTCCACATGTGTTCCATTATTCTTCAAGCTATCCATACCAAGGGAATTCAAGTAGATATGTAGGAAAACACAATTCATCTACTTCATCTTTGCAGTTCCCAGTTTTGACACGTTTGATGCTCTTACGCAACGCGAGGTTGCTTCTACCAATTTGACATCAAGTCCAACTACGTCGTATAACCACAAACAGTAATCTCTAGAGGTGAGACCGCAAAGACAAACCCATAGCAGCGTTTCCCAAGCCCACCCTCTCCTATTTCACACCGCGCCTTCCTCCCTCTCGTGGACTTCACCTCCCACGTCCAGCCACAAGCCTCAGCCCCACCTCTTCATTCATCCCACGGCTGCCTTCCCTCCGGACCTCCTAACCGCCTGGCCTACCCTTACATGTCTAAACTCTTCTGCATTTCTTCAACAGTCCGCGGCGCAATGGGATCAGAGAGGCGTTCCTTTGACGAGGAGCGTCCCCTTGCGTCGCGGGTGCGTGGGTTCGGATCCCGCCGCCGTTAGAAAACCTCCATCGTTACACCTGAGGCTGGTAAGAGTCTCGGGGTTTTCATAGATTCCGCTGTCCTCAAGGATAAGAGTTGAACTTTTTGACTTTCtcaatctttttttaaaaaaactctATTGCCTCACGCTGGGCGTGATAAGACGTGTTTACTGGCTTTtagattattatttactacctcGGGCAACCTGTGGCCTTAAAACGACACAGTGATTTCGTATAATGCTTTATTACGATGCTTTATTACGAGGAAACTCGATTTTGCGATGGCCAGTCTCAAAACTCTGCAATTTTCTTCCTTCTGCCTAAGGACGCTGTTAGCTACTGAAGGGTTGATGTTCCCTTTTCATTTACAAGCCGGACAGGAATACGCAAGCAAAACCTCCGAAGAACGACCTGCCTTGCCACAGAAGTCGAGTGCTCTTGCCTGTTTATTGCTGTCACGAGGTGCTCCTTCCTGA from Colletotrichum lupini chromosome 2, complete sequence carries:
- a CDS encoding NUDIX domain-containing protein; its protein translation is MPPLRYLCLRDIDPRLSGVILTRAPVKIDLAFQVQYEAPQDLPCAASVHGAPRRTSDLSLNSKKVQFPSGDSRLRCQGADPVHPALFTMTASSRGAFAALGRIQSTPRVCRQCARVQIRAPAPSRAYSGAAAAATTTTTTNAPPPPPPSSKVSKPTEPKAAAADITIPPPLIRAGVILTRAPLLTRPLTDFEQSYFFYQKRLNERLTMPFITSVYFKPDTPALIDWNMKVKDRKGTVAKELGVYNGKASTAWDDELAVGDGLSKHDKAVELLLQDAVMRVSDDAEIIPEEDRAPPEALAPRVSEADIKGDRTRLDRAMDRTLYLVVRKAGRKKDVWEFPAAGLSTEENLHEAAQRILDDTAGVNMNTWMVGRGPAAVHVAKTQVRRGELFERGSKTFFLKGRIMAGQADLTANKFGYKEFKWLTKEELAEVLERGYYNNVRGMMVDR